A window of the Oscillospiraceae bacterium genome harbors these coding sequences:
- a CDS encoding DUF5684 domain-containing protein → MKAVIAFVVAHHVILTVIYVFYVVALWRVFTKAHVAGWKSVVPFYNLYLLFKISWDKKMFWALFGSLLLAALMRSFSGMFVPEMLASLLTIVADIVYILMNVNLSRSFGNQGWFTLGLIFLNPAFIVILGFSTRQKYLGPQIETQNHFQTAQKR, encoded by the coding sequence ATGAAAGCAGTTATAGCATTTGTGGTAGCGCATCACGTTATCTTGACAGTGATATATGTTTTTTATGTGGTTGCTCTCTGGCGTGTATTTACAAAGGCGCATGTTGCCGGCTGGAAATCCGTAGTCCCATTTTATAATTTATACCTGCTCTTTAAGATTAGCTGGGACAAAAAGATGTTCTGGGCTCTTTTTGGCAGCCTGCTGCTGGCCGCACTGATGAGAAGCTTTTCGGGAATGTTTGTTCCAGAAATGCTGGCATCCCTGCTGACAATCGTAGCAGACATTGTTTACATTCTTATGAATGTGAATTTGTCACGCTCCTTTGGCAACCAGGGCTGGTTTACGCTGGGGCTCATTTTCCTAAATCCCGCTTTCATTGTGATATTGGGCTTTTCTACACGGCAGAAATATTTGGGTCCGCAAATTGAGACGCAAAATCATTTTCAGACAGCACAAAAGCGTTGA